In Artemia franciscana chromosome 8, ASM3288406v1, whole genome shotgun sequence, a genomic segment contains:
- the LOC136030404 gene encoding histone chaperone asf1-like codes for MAKVHVHNVVVLDNPSMFSSPFQFEITFECIEDLQEDLEWKIIYVGSAESEEYDQVLDTVFVGPVPEGRHMFVFQAPAPDTSKIPPQDAVGVTVVLLTCSYRDQEFLRVGYYVNNEYTDPELKENPPAVPEYDKLSRNILADKPRVTRFRIDWNVANSTKQSENNDLNTNSLDSSAGSVLANVVEPMES; via the coding sequence aTGGCAAAAGTTCATGTCCACAATGTAGTTGTCCTCGATAATCCATCAATGTTCTCCAGCCCTTTTCAGTTTGAGATCACATTTGAATGCATAGAAGATCTCCAAGAAGATTTAGAATGGAAAATTATTTATGTTGGATCAGCAGAAAGTGAGGAATATGATCAAGTTCTTGATACAGTGTTTGTTGGACCAGTTCCTGAAGGCCGCCACATGTTTGTGTTCCAAGCACCAGCACCAGATACATCAAAAATCCCTCCACAAGATGCTGTTGGTGTAACTGTTGTACTTTTGACATGTTCGTACAGAGACCAAGAGTTTTTACGTGTTGGCTATTATGTGAACAATGAATATACTGATCCTGAACTGAAAGAGAATCCCCCTGCAGTCCCTGAGTATGATAAACTTAGTCGAAACATATTAGCTGACAAACCAAGAGTGACAAGATTTAGGATCGATTGGAATGTAGCCAACAGCACAAAGCAAAGTGAAAATAATGACTTGAATACTAATTCTTTAGACTCAAGTGCTGGCAGTGTTCTGGCGAATGTTGTTGAGCCCATGGAGTCATAA